A genomic window from Oceanobacillus timonensis includes:
- the cdaA gene encoding diadenylate cyclase CdaA, with product MLDGGFDILNLLRIGVDIALVWYVLYKLIMLIRGTKAIQLLKGIAVVLVVWGVSMLLSLQTVQFITGQVISWGVIVIVILFQPELRRALEQLGRGNIFARSGSSAEEIIQNEIEAIVTSCNYMGKRRIGALISIERETGIGDYAETGIPINGKLTHQLLTNIFTPNTPLHDGAVIIKNEEITAAACYLPLSESPFISKELGTRHRAAMGISEVTDALTIVVSEETGSISCTKNGELHRDIREEKLREMLLTHLSIVPKTSDKKLWKWGNGKRG from the coding sequence ATGCTTGATGGGGGATTTGACATTTTAAATCTGCTGCGAATTGGCGTTGATATCGCTCTCGTCTGGTATGTATTATATAAATTAATCATGCTGATCAGAGGAACAAAAGCTATTCAGCTGTTAAAGGGAATAGCAGTTGTATTGGTTGTATGGGGCGTAAGTATGCTGTTAAGCTTGCAAACTGTACAATTTATCACCGGCCAAGTTATTTCTTGGGGAGTTATTGTAATAGTTATTTTATTCCAGCCGGAATTGCGGAGAGCGCTGGAGCAGTTAGGAAGAGGAAACATATTTGCCAGGTCTGGCAGCTCCGCAGAAGAAATTATACAAAATGAAATAGAAGCAATTGTTACATCATGTAATTATATGGGAAAAAGAAGAATTGGTGCCCTCATCTCTATTGAACGGGAAACAGGGATAGGTGATTATGCGGAAACAGGGATTCCCATCAACGGAAAGCTTACACACCAGCTTTTAACAAACATATTCACACCGAACACACCGCTGCATGATGGCGCAGTTATTATAAAAAATGAAGAGATTACTGCTGCAGCCTGTTACCTTCCTTTATCTGAGAGTCCATTTATTTCAAAGGAGCTGGGAACGAGACACCGTGCTGCGATGGGAATAAGTGAAGTAACCGATGCATTGACGATTGTTGTCTCGGAGGAAACAGGTTCTATCTCTTGTACAAAGAATGGTGAATTACATCGTGATATTCGTGAAGAAAAATTGAGAGAAATGCTGTTAACACACCTATCAATCGTACCAAAAACCTCTGATAAAAAATTATGGAAATGGGGGAATGGTAAACGTGGATAA
- the rsiW gene encoding anti-sigma-W factor RsiW encodes MSCNEKYIRKMHDYLDGDISAEDESLLKKHLEDCEECQKHFHELNRTITFIQSAERIEAPNGFTENVMNHLPTEKKSVKYKRWFKHHPILVAAAIFFLLMVGSLSSTFNQGTDQLVVSAQEELVVDGDTVIVPEGVTVSGDVYVKNGDLLVLGTVDGNVTLFNGELVDGDSELEGGGLMASAGGVNGELETVDQSFEWVWYHVKHFFKGLISF; translated from the coding sequence GTGAGTTGTAATGAAAAATATATAAGAAAAATGCATGATTATTTAGATGGAGATATCTCCGCAGAAGACGAAAGCTTACTAAAAAAACATCTGGAGGATTGTGAAGAATGTCAAAAGCATTTTCATGAACTGAATCGAACGATTACTTTCATTCAAAGTGCAGAACGGATTGAAGCACCCAACGGTTTTACCGAAAATGTCATGAATCATTTGCCTACAGAGAAGAAATCGGTGAAGTACAAGCGCTGGTTTAAACACCATCCAATCCTGGTCGCAGCAGCGATTTTTTTCTTGTTGATGGTAGGCAGCCTTTCTTCTACTTTTAATCAGGGAACAGATCAACTTGTTGTCTCTGCACAAGAGGAACTGGTTGTGGATGGAGATACAGTGATTGTTCCGGAAGGTGTTACTGTTTCAGGGGACGTTTACGTGAAAAACGGTGATTTATTAGTGCTTGGAACGGTTGATGGAAATGTTACCCTGTTTAATGGTGAATTGGTAGACGGCGATTCCGAACTTGAAGGCGGCGGTCTCATGGCATCAGCAGGGGGTGTCAACGGTGAATTGGAAACCGTTGACCAATCGTTTGAATGGGTTTGGTATCATGTGAAGCATTTTTTTAAAGGATTAATTTCATTTTAA
- the sigW gene encoding RNA polymerase sigma factor SigW has product MEQFIKKQIIQVKKGDQSAFSDVVTFYQDKIYRHCYRMLGNKHEAEDIAQEAFIRAYVNIDSFDENRKFSTWLYRIATNLTIDRMRKRKPDFHLDAEVKGTEGLDMYSQLASTERLPGEEVESRELKRYIHHEISQLPSKYRSIIMLRYLEEFSLKEISEILDVPLGTVKTRIHRGREALRKRLRHV; this is encoded by the coding sequence ATGGAGCAATTTATAAAGAAACAGATTATACAAGTTAAAAAAGGAGATCAGTCTGCTTTTTCAGATGTAGTAACCTTTTATCAGGATAAAATATACCGGCATTGCTATCGTATGCTTGGTAATAAGCACGAAGCGGAAGATATTGCGCAAGAAGCATTTATACGTGCATATGTGAATATTGATTCATTTGATGAGAATAGAAAATTCTCTACATGGTTATATCGTATAGCAACCAATTTAACGATTGACCGTATGCGCAAGCGTAAACCGGATTTCCACCTTGATGCGGAAGTTAAGGGGACGGAAGGTTTAGATATGTATTCGCAGCTTGCTAGTACGGAACGGCTTCCCGGAGAAGAAGTGGAAAGCAGAGAGCTGAAACGGTATATTCACCATGAAATTTCGCAGCTTCCATCTAAATATCGAAGTATAATCATGCTCCGATATTTAGAAGAGTTTTCACTAAAAGAAATTAGTGAAATTCTTGATGTTCCTCTCGGTACTGTAAAAACACGGATTCATCGTGGGAGAGAGGCTTTAAGAAAGAGGCTTCGACATGTGTAA
- a CDS encoding aspartyl-phosphate phosphatase Spo0E family protein produces MDKNTLFLEIEACRQEMLTLSEEHGLDSEPVLTTSEKLDALIYAYLKKSS; encoded by the coding sequence GTGGACAAAAATACATTATTCCTTGAAATTGAAGCGTGCAGACAAGAAATGCTGACATTATCCGAGGAACATGGGTTAGACTCCGAACCCGTCTTAACGACAAGCGAAAAACTAGATGCATTAATCTATGCTTATTTAAAAAAATCCTCTTAG
- a CDS encoding phosphomevalonate kinase, which translates to MVAKSITVKVPGKLMIAGEFAVLEPYQNLAVMAVNRFVYATVSEADSHQLTLSDFSLHNVPWSWQETDIHIESDDSRLSFVKDALRVTYRYLEEQGLPVRPMHVSTRSELDDASGVKYGLGSSAAIVTSIVAGVLRFQAPRLAEKDTIFRLSALSHVITQGNGSGADIAASTYGGLLQFSSFQADWLLEAYHEADSISEVVKKDWKYYKAEPIALPADVSFCVGWTGSAASTKDLVNQVRLLKIHNATAYETFLKDSKNAVTQFLTGAKNNDINQLFEGIKANRKALNQVGQAADTNIETADLTVLCHLAEDLGGAGKPSGAGGGDCGIAFMPTEETSEQLARSWETEGIKALTLSPFIGGETVIETQ; encoded by the coding sequence ATGGTGGCCAAATCAATTACAGTCAAAGTACCGGGAAAATTAATGATTGCGGGAGAATTTGCCGTATTAGAGCCTTATCAGAATCTGGCAGTCATGGCTGTTAACCGCTTTGTCTATGCAACCGTCTCCGAAGCGGATAGCCACCAGCTGACTTTATCGGATTTTTCCCTTCATAATGTTCCCTGGTCATGGCAAGAAACAGATATACATATTGAATCAGATGATTCCCGGTTGTCTTTTGTAAAGGATGCTCTCCGGGTTACTTATCGTTATTTGGAAGAACAAGGGTTGCCTGTTCGCCCGATGCATGTTTCTACACGCAGTGAATTAGACGATGCTTCCGGTGTGAAGTATGGTTTGGGTTCAAGTGCGGCAATTGTTACGTCTATTGTAGCGGGAGTCTTGCGTTTTCAAGCCCCTCGTTTGGCTGAGAAAGACACGATTTTCCGCTTATCTGCATTATCTCATGTGATCACGCAAGGCAATGGTTCAGGTGCGGATATAGCTGCTTCTACCTATGGCGGACTGCTGCAATTTTCTTCTTTTCAGGCTGATTGGCTGCTGGAAGCATATCACGAAGCAGATTCTATCTCTGAAGTGGTGAAGAAAGATTGGAAGTATTATAAAGCTGAACCCATTGCCTTACCAGCGGATGTTTCTTTTTGTGTAGGATGGACGGGCAGTGCCGCATCAACAAAAGATTTAGTGAATCAGGTCCGTTTATTAAAGATTCATAATGCTACAGCTTATGAGACCTTTCTAAAAGATAGTAAAAATGCTGTAACTCAATTTTTAACAGGAGCAAAAAATAATGATATAAACCAATTGTTTGAAGGGATAAAGGCAAACCGAAAAGCTTTGAATCAAGTAGGACAAGCAGCTGATACAAATATAGAAACAGCGGATTTAACCGTTTTATGTCATCTGGCAGAAGATTTGGGAGGAGCTGGGAAGCCTTCTGGAGCTGGAGGTGGCGATTGCGGCATTGCTTTTATGCCCACAGAGGAGACCTCAGAACAATTAGCACGTTCCTGGGAAACAGAAGGTATTAAAGCTTTGACATTGTCTCCATTTATAGGCGGAGAGACAGTCATTGAAACGCAGTAG
- the mvaD gene encoding diphosphomevalonate decarboxylase: protein MKATARAHTNIALIKYWGKRNESLILPANSNLSVTLDGFSTETTVHFQEGLKEDSFLLNEQNVEGDARTKVAVFLDKVRALSGKEIYAQVQSVNHVPTAAGFASSASGLAALAAASTKAIGLSLEDRELSRLARQGSGSASRSIFGGFVEWQMGEREDGLDSYAVQVADESHWDIRIAAVVLSKTVKKVSSREGMRRTIDTSPFYAGWLEQTAKDLQEIKQAIADKDFEKMGSVAEANCLRMHATTLGANPPFTYWQDNTMRVMQTVQDLREHGIPAFFTIDAGPNVKVLYLPEDEDKIKKRLQTVEGVEDIIISKPGSGIRYL from the coding sequence ATGAAAGCAACAGCAAGAGCACATACAAATATCGCTTTAATTAAGTACTGGGGAAAGCGGAATGAGTCATTGATTCTACCCGCGAATAGCAATCTTTCTGTTACGTTAGATGGTTTTTCCACAGAAACAACCGTGCATTTTCAGGAAGGGTTAAAGGAAGACTCCTTTCTCTTAAATGAACAGAACGTAGAAGGAGATGCACGCACAAAGGTAGCGGTATTTTTAGATAAGGTACGGGCTCTTTCTGGAAAGGAAATCTACGCCCAGGTTCAATCTGTGAATCATGTTCCTACTGCTGCTGGATTTGCTTCCTCTGCTTCCGGCCTTGCAGCATTGGCTGCGGCGAGTACGAAAGCAATCGGGCTTTCCTTGGAAGATAGGGAGTTATCAAGGCTGGCCCGCCAAGGTTCCGGATCTGCTTCCCGTTCCATTTTTGGCGGTTTTGTAGAATGGCAAATGGGAGAGCGGGAAGACGGCTTGGATTCGTATGCTGTTCAAGTTGCTGATGAATCTCATTGGGATATTCGCATTGCTGCTGTGGTTTTGTCAAAAACGGTGAAAAAAGTTTCAAGCAGAGAGGGGATGCGTCGTACCATAGATACCTCTCCTTTTTATGCCGGTTGGCTGGAACAGACGGCAAAGGATCTGCAAGAAATCAAACAAGCCATTGCTGATAAAGATTTTGAGAAAATGGGAAGCGTTGCGGAGGCCAATTGTTTGCGAATGCATGCGACGACATTAGGTGCGAACCCGCCTTTTACTTATTGGCAAGATAATACGATGCGTGTGATGCAAACAGTTCAGGACTTAAGAGAACATGGGATTCCTGCTTTCTTTACGATTGATGCTGGACCCAATGTAAAAGTACTGTATCTTCCGGAAGATGAAGATAAAATAAAAAAACGTCTGCAAACAGTGGAAGGCGTTGAAGATATTATTATTAGCAAACCAGGAAGTGGAATTCGTTATCTATAA
- the mvk gene encoding mevalonate kinase, producing MSAEKVTASEKTAIGVAHSKVILIGEHAVVHGQPAIAIPFPLIGVETVIEYVPGTVKMDSTFYHGPLQHAPKELEGIIQCVSSSCEYLGIPYKDLLIRINSSVPPGKGLGSSASVAISVIRSLFHYCEKECSPEELLKLANVAETYAHGAPSGLDTLTITSDKPVWYKKGTPVDRIELGEDLHFIVADSGRVGDTRTSVESVANLLKTAPHRIHSKIERIGELTHHAKEALEKASKQFLGQLLNEAQKELEVLGVSDAGLNKLIRFAREEGALGAKLTGGGNGGCIIALAQNEVHSKQLAEKLRRFGAAAVWPFVLKK from the coding sequence ATGAGTGCAGAAAAAGTAACAGCGTCGGAGAAAACAGCTATCGGTGTAGCTCATAGTAAGGTCATTTTAATTGGAGAGCATGCGGTTGTACACGGACAGCCGGCAATTGCTATTCCATTTCCTTTGATCGGTGTAGAGACGGTGATTGAGTACGTTCCGGGAACGGTGAAAATGGACAGTACTTTTTATCATGGTCCATTGCAGCACGCCCCGAAAGAGCTGGAAGGTATTATTCAATGTGTTTCCAGTTCGTGTGAATATCTCGGCATTCCTTATAAAGACTTGCTGATACGGATTAATTCCTCTGTGCCGCCGGGGAAAGGGCTCGGATCCAGTGCATCCGTAGCTATTTCTGTTATTCGGTCTTTATTCCATTATTGTGAGAAGGAATGTTCACCAGAAGAATTATTGAAATTAGCAAATGTAGCAGAAACTTACGCCCATGGAGCTCCAAGTGGATTAGACACATTAACGATTACTTCTGATAAACCGGTATGGTATAAAAAAGGGACTCCTGTAGACCGTATCGAATTAGGGGAAGACCTTCATTTTATTGTTGCGGATTCTGGAAGAGTTGGCGATACGCGTACATCTGTTGAATCTGTAGCAAATTTGTTAAAAACAGCTCCACATCGTATTCATTCTAAAATAGAGCGTATTGGTGAGCTGACACATCATGCAAAAGAAGCATTGGAAAAAGCGAGCAAACAGTTTTTAGGTCAATTGTTGAATGAAGCGCAAAAAGAGTTGGAAGTATTAGGTGTAAGTGATGCGGGATTAAATAAATTAATTCGTTTTGCACGGGAGGAAGGCGCCCTTGGTGCAAAATTAACAGGCGGCGGAAATGGCGGCTGTATCATTGCGCTTGCGCAAAATGAAGTCCATTCCAAACAACTGGCTGAAAAGTTACGCCGGTTTGGTGCGGCAGCAGTCTGGCCATTTGTTTTAAAGAAATAA
- a CDS encoding hydroxymethylglutaryl-CoA reductase, degradative: MTSSRIPGFYNMTVEERRALLREAFSLTEAETQNLSNADALTIGKADNMIENVIGTYPLPFGLGLNFLVNGKEYVVPMAIEEASVVASASHIAKIVREAGGFQTESKERLMIGQIQVVGCPDFQEAKQQILQHKELLMKAADEAYPSIVRRGGGVRDLDVRILNEEDASSYSKMLVMHIYVDTRDAMGANMINTMVESIAPIVEEITKGKVYLRILSNYADRSLVTAKCVIPPHMLKTGSFTGEEVRDGVIHAYEFAASDPYRAVTHNKGIMNGIDPVVIATGNDWRAVEAGAHAYAARNGHYGSMTTWSKDEEGNLVGEIELPMSVGTVGGATRVHPLADFSLSIMHIESAEELAQVIVAVGLAQNLGALKALATDGIQKGHMALHSRSVAIAGGATGEMIDVIAKQLVEQQEIRVGKAEELVEQYKK; this comes from the coding sequence ATGACCTCTTCAAGGATACCCGGTTTTTATAATATGACAGTAGAAGAAAGGCGAGCATTGTTACGTGAAGCCTTTTCTTTAACAGAAGCAGAAACGCAAAATTTGTCTAACGCAGATGCACTTACAATAGGAAAAGCTGATAATATGATTGAAAATGTCATTGGTACCTATCCATTACCATTTGGATTAGGATTAAATTTTTTAGTAAATGGGAAAGAATATGTGGTGCCGATGGCTATTGAAGAAGCATCTGTTGTTGCTTCTGCCAGCCATATTGCAAAGATAGTCAGAGAGGCTGGCGGGTTTCAAACTGAGTCGAAAGAGAGACTGATGATTGGACAGATTCAGGTTGTCGGCTGTCCGGATTTTCAAGAAGCAAAGCAACAAATCCTTCAACATAAAGAACTTCTAATGAAAGCTGCCGATGAAGCTTATCCGAGCATCGTCAGACGTGGCGGCGGTGTGAGAGATTTAGATGTCCGTATACTCAATGAAGAGGATGCTTCATCCTATAGCAAAATGCTGGTTATGCATATCTATGTAGATACCCGTGACGCAATGGGAGCGAATATGATTAATACAATGGTAGAATCTATCGCGCCAATTGTAGAAGAAATAACAAAAGGAAAAGTATACCTGCGTATTTTATCGAATTATGCAGATCGCAGCCTTGTCACAGCGAAATGCGTGATACCTCCGCATATGTTAAAAACAGGTTCATTTACTGGAGAAGAGGTAAGAGACGGTGTGATTCATGCGTATGAATTTGCTGCTTCGGACCCGTATCGTGCGGTAACGCATAATAAAGGAATTATGAACGGTATTGACCCTGTGGTGATAGCAACAGGCAATGATTGGCGGGCGGTAGAGGCCGGAGCGCATGCTTACGCCGCTAGAAATGGACATTATGGTTCAATGACGACATGGTCAAAAGACGAAGAAGGTAACTTGGTTGGTGAAATCGAACTTCCAATGTCTGTAGGAACAGTCGGAGGGGCAACTCGTGTTCATCCGTTAGCTGATTTCTCTTTATCCATTATGCATATTGAATCAGCAGAGGAACTTGCGCAGGTTATTGTGGCAGTTGGTCTTGCCCAAAATCTTGGAGCGCTCAAGGCATTGGCAACAGACGGTATTCAAAAAGGGCATATGGCCCTTCACTCACGTTCTGTTGCAATAGCTGGAGGAGCAACTGGGGAGATGATTGATGTGATAGCAAAACAATTAGTAGAACAACAAGAAATCCGTGTGGGAAAAGCTGAAGAATTGGTGGAACAGTATAAAAAATGA
- the fabI gene encoding enoyl-ACP reductase FabI, with protein sequence MTKLLEGKNIVVMGVANERSIAWGITKSLHNAGANLIFTNRQERSYNKLVKLLEKHEIEPKAIISCDVASDESVQEAFQEIKEKIGVIHGLVHSVAFAKREDLQGEFVTTSRDGFLLAQEISAYSLVTVTNAAKELMTEGGSVVTQTYIGAEQVVPGYNVMGVAKASLEASVRYLAEDVGKDGIRVNAVSAGPIRTLSAKGVANFNEKAQVVEERAPLRRNIDQDDVGDATLFFLSDLARGITGEVLHVDAGFNIIGG encoded by the coding sequence ATGACAAAGCTTTTAGAAGGTAAAAATATTGTAGTAATGGGCGTCGCAAACGAAAGAAGTATTGCATGGGGCATTACCAAATCACTACATAATGCCGGAGCTAATCTTATTTTTACGAACCGGCAGGAAAGATCCTATAATAAGTTAGTAAAACTTTTAGAGAAACATGAAATCGAACCAAAAGCAATTATCTCTTGCGATGTTGCATCCGATGAAAGTGTTCAGGAAGCGTTTCAGGAGATAAAAGAAAAAATCGGTGTGATTCACGGCTTGGTTCACTCTGTTGCCTTTGCAAAACGTGAGGACCTGCAAGGTGAATTTGTCACTACTTCTCGTGACGGCTTCCTGCTCGCCCAAGAAATCAGTGCTTATTCCTTAGTAACCGTGACAAATGCTGCGAAAGAACTGATGACAGAAGGAGGTTCGGTTGTCACACAAACGTATATCGGAGCAGAACAAGTCGTTCCTGGCTATAACGTTATGGGTGTGGCTAAAGCATCTCTGGAAGCAAGTGTCCGTTATTTGGCTGAAGATGTGGGTAAAGATGGCATTCGCGTGAACGCTGTGTCAGCCGGTCCTATCCGTACACTCTCTGCAAAAGGAGTAGCTAACTTCAATGAAAAAGCACAAGTTGTTGAGGAAAGAGCTCCATTACGCCGTAACATTGATCAAGATGATGTCGGAGATGCAACATTATTCTTCCTGAGTGATTTAGCACGCGGAATTACTGGTGAAGTATTGCATGTGGATGCCGGATTCAATATTATTGGCGGTTAA
- a CDS encoding aldehyde dehydrogenase family protein, translating into MYNYIQHYINGQWVDSTGDETIDVINPATEEKIGEISSGTKADLDKAVQAARDAFPAFSQTTQEERAALLDRIADEYEKRKDQFIEVIMKELGSPITFTTNVQYQMGLNHFRTAAKLVRDFAFTEQRENSFVQKDAIGVAGLITPWNFPTNQASTKLASAFAAGSTVVLKPSTETPFAAVLLAEVFEAAGVPKGVFNLVNGTGSTIGNGISSHPDIDFVSFTGSGGVGTKIMENAAQDIKKVSLELGGKSPIVVLDDADVDYAAKTAISNIAGNTGQVCTAGTRALVPESMHDDFIQAIKKHIPEYPVGDPKDESTFTGPQVSKDQWKTVQDYIQKGIDSEATLVTGGTGKPEGLETGYYSQLTVFTNVKPEDTIAQEEIFGPVLSVITYKDLDEAIDIANGTIYGLAGYVVGSNPEALTKAARSLRSGRIVVNNEKADFTAPFGGFNQSGIGREWGDYGIEEFLEPKTIVGLPS; encoded by the coding sequence ATGTATAACTATATACAGCATTATATTAATGGTCAGTGGGTTGACTCCACTGGAGACGAAACAATTGATGTGATTAACCCTGCAACAGAAGAAAAAATTGGTGAGATCAGCTCTGGTACCAAAGCAGATCTTGATAAAGCAGTTCAAGCTGCACGAGATGCTTTTCCGGCGTTTTCACAAACAACCCAAGAAGAGCGCGCTGCATTGTTAGACCGCATTGCAGATGAATATGAAAAACGAAAAGATCAATTTATTGAAGTCATTATGAAAGAACTCGGTTCTCCAATCACTTTTACAACCAATGTGCAGTACCAAATGGGATTAAATCATTTCCGCACAGCTGCAAAACTGGTACGTGATTTTGCGTTTACTGAACAACGGGAAAATTCCTTTGTCCAAAAAGATGCCATTGGTGTTGCTGGTTTGATTACACCATGGAACTTCCCGACTAACCAAGCATCCACAAAATTAGCTAGTGCATTCGCAGCAGGCAGCACAGTGGTATTAAAACCATCTACGGAAACACCTTTTGCGGCTGTTTTACTAGCTGAAGTATTTGAGGCTGCCGGTGTTCCTAAAGGCGTATTCAACCTGGTAAACGGAACAGGCTCTACCATCGGTAATGGCATCAGCTCTCACCCGGATATCGATTTTGTTTCCTTTACTGGTTCCGGCGGTGTTGGTACGAAAATTATGGAAAATGCCGCTCAAGATATTAAAAAGGTTTCCTTAGAACTCGGAGGTAAATCGCCAATTGTCGTATTAGATGATGCAGATGTCGATTATGCCGCCAAAACAGCCATTTCCAATATCGCTGGCAATACAGGGCAAGTATGTACTGCCGGAACACGGGCACTCGTTCCAGAATCTATGCACGATGATTTTATCCAAGCGATTAAAAAACACATTCCCGAATACCCTGTCGGCGATCCAAAAGACGAGTCTACTTTTACAGGGCCACAAGTATCTAAGGATCAGTGGAAAACCGTTCAAGATTATATCCAAAAAGGCATCGACAGTGAAGCCACTCTTGTTACCGGGGGCACCGGTAAACCAGAAGGCTTAGAAACGGGATATTATTCTCAACTGACTGTATTCACAAATGTAAAACCAGAAGATACCATTGCTCAGGAAGAAATTTTCGGACCTGTTCTTTCCGTTATCACGTATAAAGATTTAGATGAAGCAATCGATATTGCCAATGGCACCATTTATGGATTAGCCGGCTATGTTGTCGGCAGTAACCCAGAAGCGCTGACCAAAGCAGCAAGAAGCCTCCGTTCAGGCAGAATTGTAGTCAATAATGAAAAAGCCGACTTCACCGCTCCATTCGGCGGCTTTAACCAATCTGGTATTGGACGTGAATGGGGAGATTACGGAATTGAAGAATTCTTAGAACCAAAAACGATTGTCGGATTGCCTTCTTAA
- a CDS encoding metal ABC transporter solute-binding protein, Zn/Mn family, with the protein MIKRMIIFSGLLLLFLAGCQSADDSQDGDQEQLEISTTIFALEDFISKIGGDYVDVESIYPPNADAHTYEPSSREMVDLAKKDLFIYSGVGMEPFASKAEDILESEDVEVSAIGEDIPLRGEANSGEEEEEHYQEEDAEDNGDIIIDGINDHYHSGDTANLEAEANIDEDIAEWNWYSRTKGSEEWEQNEDADSSSFETQINDTLEVKLELEDADGEVIAESGIVELLIDNHDGESGIGDPHVFLDPVRSVQLAENITNLLIEEMPEHEDYFMENFEELQGQLEEVDQELAQTIENADHPQMIVSHAAYGYWEDRYGLEQISIQGLSSTQEPSQSALVDIVETADEYDLNYVVFERNISSRISEIIQEDIGADSAYLSNMETITDEDIENDEDYFSLMEKNIDTLKTVLND; encoded by the coding sequence ATGATAAAACGAATGATTATTTTTTCCGGCCTTCTCCTGCTTTTTCTCGCTGGTTGTCAATCTGCGGATGACAGTCAGGATGGAGATCAGGAACAGCTTGAAATTTCAACAACTATTTTTGCTTTAGAAGATTTTATTTCTAAAATTGGCGGTGATTATGTTGATGTGGAAAGTATTTACCCGCCAAATGCAGACGCACATACCTATGAACCAAGCTCCCGTGAGATGGTCGATTTAGCTAAGAAAGATTTATTTATTTATTCAGGGGTCGGTATGGAACCTTTCGCCTCCAAAGCAGAAGATATCCTGGAAAGTGAAGATGTCGAAGTCTCCGCAATCGGTGAGGATATTCCGCTTCGGGGAGAAGCAAATAGCGGCGAAGAAGAGGAAGAACACTATCAGGAAGAAGATGCAGAAGATAATGGAGATATTATCATTGATGGCATTAACGACCATTATCACAGTGGCGATACAGCGAACTTAGAAGCAGAAGCAAACATCGATGAAGACATCGCAGAATGGAATTGGTATTCCCGGACAAAAGGTTCCGAGGAATGGGAACAAAATGAAGATGCAGACAGTTCTTCTTTTGAAACACAAATCAATGATACGTTAGAAGTCAAACTGGAACTAGAAGACGCTGACGGAGAAGTCATTGCCGAATCAGGTATTGTGGAATTACTTATTGATAATCACGATGGCGAAAGCGGTATTGGCGACCCGCATGTGTTTCTGGATCCTGTCAGAAGCGTGCAATTAGCTGAGAATATTACAAACCTTCTGATTGAAGAAATGCCGGAACACGAAGATTACTTCATGGAGAATTTCGAGGAATTACAAGGACAACTAGAAGAAGTAGATCAAGAATTAGCACAAACGATTGAGAATGCAGACCACCCGCAAATGATCGTTTCCCACGCTGCCTATGGTTATTGGGAAGATCGATACGGGTTAGAGCAAATAAGTATTCAGGGTTTATCCTCCACTCAGGAACCTTCCCAATCTGCCTTAGTAGACATTGTTGAAACGGCCGACGAATATGATTTGAATTATGTTGTCTTTGAAAGAAATATCAGCAGCAGAATCAGTGAAATTATTCAAGAAGACATTGGTGCAGACAGTGCCTATCTCAGCAATATGGAAACCATTACCGATGAAGACATCGAAAATGACGAAGATTACTTCAGCCTAATGGAAAAAAATATCGATACGCTGAAAACCGTACTAAACGATTAA
- a CDS encoding class D sortase produces the protein MKRIGILLIIIGVVCLGVFGYQIIGQEQSQQQSLIQAEERIKQGMDEQDESELDNASSQDTEQAVESFDTEQDEAFATLEIPKLEKTLPIVEGTDPDSLDKGVGHLSNSVFPGQGEQILLSGHRDTVFRDFGELEIGDTFVVQMPYGEYTYEIRETEIVPEDDTSVIREMGEEVLVVTTCYPFHFVGSAPDRFVAYAYPVSE, from the coding sequence ATGAAACGTATAGGTATCCTTCTTATAATTATAGGAGTTGTTTGTTTAGGTGTTTTCGGATATCAAATTATAGGGCAAGAACAATCGCAACAGCAGTCTTTAATCCAGGCCGAAGAAAGAATAAAGCAAGGAATGGATGAACAAGATGAATCCGAATTAGATAATGCATCCAGCCAGGATACAGAACAGGCCGTAGAATCATTCGACACCGAGCAGGATGAAGCATTCGCTACACTGGAAATCCCCAAGCTGGAAAAAACATTGCCTATCGTAGAAGGAACGGATCCAGATTCATTAGATAAAGGGGTCGGCCATTTATCCAATTCGGTATTTCCCGGACAAGGGGAACAAATTCTTTTATCAGGACACCGTGATACCGTTTTCCGTGATTTCGGTGAACTGGAGATAGGAGATACGTTTGTTGTACAGATGCCGTACGGAGAGTATACGTATGAAATTAGAGAAACGGAAATTGTGCCGGAGGATGATACTTCTGTTATCCGGGAAATGGGGGAAGAGGTCTTGGTCGTAACAACCTGTTATCCATTTCACTTTGTAGGTAGTGCGCCGGATCGATTTGTTGCCTATGCTTATCCAGTTTCTGAGTAA